The following coding sequences are from one Gigantopelta aegis isolate Gae_Host chromosome 15, Gae_host_genome, whole genome shotgun sequence window:
- the LOC121389866 gene encoding uncharacterized protein LOC121389866, which produces MWRNILVWLAFGCVVQCTILRQLPDGFEILELGPNSTVHFGVVPNMQYEEIGLTFNKVNISANGCDNIVVYVEGDGYIKGMMPLARLCSANDLASYTETSPTGFYVIVQTFSDFTWGEIHVHFPSLGGITVTNEVLSG; this is translated from the exons ATGTGGAGAAATATTCTAGTGTGGCTTGCGTTCGGCTGTGTGGTCCAATGCACAA TCCTGAGACAACTtcccgatggatttgaaattctcGAGTTAGGTCCTAACTCCACTGTACACTTCGGGGTCGTGCCAAACATGCAGTATGAG GAGATAGGACTGACATTCAACAAGGTCAATATCTCGGCCAATGGCTGTGACAACATCGTAGTTTATGTCGAGGGTGACGGCTACATCAAAGGCATGATGCCGCTGGCGAGATTGTGCAGCGCTAATGACCTTGCCAGCTACACCGAGACCAGTCCCACCGGCTTCTACGTCATCGTGCAGACTTTCAGTGACTTCACCTGGGGAGAGATTCACGTCCACTTTCCGTCACTTGGAG GAATTACTGTTACCAATGAAGTTCTTTCCGGCTGA